The Bacillota bacterium genome has a window encoding:
- a CDS encoding NYN domain-containing protein: MEEYLVVDGYNIIYAWPYLDKMKNENLEHARDKLVDTLVNFSAHNNSHVFVVFDAHQVKSGIEHTEEKDGVRVIYTREGETADAVIEKMVGELINLGRVYVVTSDYDEQRFIFGRGAYRLTPKDLQQRIEQCREKEKKWSEKRPPTDNYLEDRLAEHMREMLEQWRRRKK, encoded by the coding sequence ATGGAGGAATACTTGGTGGTGGACGGGTATAATATTATTTATGCCTGGCCTTATCTGGACAAGATGAAAAATGAAAATCTGGAGCATGCCCGGGATAAATTGGTGGATACTTTGGTCAATTTTTCCGCCCATAATAACTCACATGTATTCGTAGTCTTTGACGCTCACCAGGTCAAAAGCGGTATAGAACATACCGAAGAAAAAGATGGCGTGCGCGTTATATATACCCGGGAAGGTGAAACCGCCGATGCCGTCATTGAAAAAATGGTAGGTGAATTAATTAACCTGGGAAGGGTGTATGTAGTAACGTCCGATTATGATGAACAGCGGTTTATTTTTGGCCGGGGTGCTTATCGTTTGACTCCCAAGGATTTGCAGCAGCGCATTGAACAATGCCGCGAGAAGGAAAAGAAGTGGTCCGAAAAAAGGCCTCCTACAGATAATTACTTGGAAGACCGGTTGGCAGAACACATGCGCGAAATGTTAGAGCAGTGGCGTCGGCGCAAAAAATGA
- the sigH gene encoding RNA polymerase sporulation sigma factor SigH translates to MSLSAQRDVVEDLQVMVDEEVVEFARSGDNIAQEFLINKYKNFVRAKARSYFLIGADREDIIQEGMIGLYKAIRDFRMDKLSSFRAFAELCITRQIITAIKTATRQKHIPLNSYVSLNKPIYDEDSDRTLLDVISGSKVTDPEELIVSQEEFDDIEEKMSEILSSLEWQVLMSYLEGKSYQEIAEDLDRHVKSIDNALQRVKRKLERYLEKREA, encoded by the coding sequence TTGAGTCTAAGCGCCCAAAGGGACGTTGTTGAAGACCTTCAAGTAATGGTAGACGAAGAAGTTGTCGAGTTTGCCCGTTCAGGAGATAACATAGCACAGGAATTCTTAATAAATAAATATAAGAATTTTGTTCGTGCTAAAGCCCGTTCCTATTTTTTAATTGGCGCAGATAGGGAAGATATAATACAAGAAGGTATGATTGGACTTTACAAGGCCATACGGGATTTTCGTATGGACAAGTTATCATCTTTTAGGGCTTTTGCAGAGCTTTGTATAACAAGGCAGATTATTACGGCTATTAAAACAGCAACGCGGCAAAAGCATATACCTTTAAATTCCTATGTATCACTGAACAAGCCCATTTACGACGAGGATTCTGACCGAACCCTCTTGGATGTGATATCCGGCTCTAAAGTCACCGACCCTGAGGAATTAATAGTAAGTCAAGAAGAGTTTGATGATATAGAAGAAAAAATGAGCGAAATATTAAGCTCCCTGGAATGGCAAGTGCTGATGTCCTATCTTGAGGGTAAGTCATACCAAGAGATTGCGGAAGACCTTGACCGCCATGTGAAATCAATTGACAATGCACTGCAGCGCGTGAAAAGAAAGTTGGAGCGCTACCTTGAAAAACGAGAGGCATAG